In Gopherus flavomarginatus isolate rGopFla2 chromosome 1, rGopFla2.mat.asm, whole genome shotgun sequence, a single genomic region encodes these proteins:
- the SUPT20H gene encoding transcription factor SPT20 homolog isoform X18, which translates to MQQALELALDRAEYVIESARQRPPKRKYLSGGRKSVFQKLYDLYIEECEKEPEIKQKLRRNVNLLEKLVMQETLSCLVVNLYPGNEGYSLMLRGKNGSDSETIRMPYEEGELLEYLDAEELPPILVDLLEKSQVNIFHCGCVIAEIRDYRQSGNMKSPTYQSKHVLLRPTMQTLICDVHSITSDNHKWTQEDKLLLESQLILATAEPLCLDPSVAVTCTTNRLLYNKQKMNTRPMKRCFKRYSRSSPNRQQDVAHYPTPPQLRILDYLQKRKERKGAQQYDLKISKAGNCVDMWKQNPCYLTAPSEVDVEKYAKVEKSVKPDDSQPTVWPAHEIRDDYVFECEVGNQLQKTKLTIFQSLGNPLYYGKIQTFKGSEENDSPVTPSQFLIGSKTDAERVVNQYQELVQSEAKCPVKMVHNSGGSVNLSHLSPGKEMEQPESLSGSVQSSVLGKGVKHRPPPIKLPSSSGSSSSGNIFSPQQSSGHLKSPTPPPPSKPPSLSRKQSMDLSQVSMLSPAAMSPASSSQRTTSTQVMANPAGLNFINVVGSVCGAQTLMSGPNPMLGCNTGAITPAGINLSGILPSGGLMPSSLPGAMQSASQAGSPFGLKNASGLRPLNLLQLPGGSLIFNPLQQQQQQQQQLSQFSPQQQSQQPAASSPQQQGEQIAEQCPANQDQALSAQQAAVINLTGVGSFMQPQAAAVAILAASNGYGSSSSTSNSATTPATFRQPVQK; encoded by the exons CAGAAGCTGAGGCGAAATGTGAACTTACTTGAGAAGCTGGTTATGCAGGAGACGTTGTCATGTCTGGTAGTGAACCTCTATCCAGGGAATGAGGGTTATTCGCTGATGCTCAGGGGAAAAAATGGATCAG ATTCTGAGACCATTCGAATGCCTTATGAGGAAGGTGAACTCCTTGAATATTTGGATGCAGAGGAGCTGCCACCTATTTTGGTTGACCTTTTAGAAAAATCTCAG GTTAATATTTTTCATTGTGGGTGTGTCATAGCAGAAATACGTGACTACAGGCAGTCTGGTAATATGAAATCTCCAACATACCAAAGCAAACATGTTCTTCTGCGTCCAACAATGCAG ACTTTAATTTGTGATGTGCATTCTATAACAAGCGACAACCACAAATGGACACAG GAAGACAAACTTCTACTTGAGAGCCAGCTTATTTTAGCTACAGCCGAGCCTTTGTGTCTTGATCCTTCAGTAGCAGTAACCTGCACAACAAACAGACTCCTCTATAACAAACAGAAGATGAACACTCGCCCAATGAAACG GTGTTTCAAGAGATATTCCAGGTCATCTCCGAATCGGCAGCAGGATGTGGCACATTATCCAACTCCACCTCAGCTCAGAATACTTGACTACttacagaaaagaaaggaaaggaaaggagccCAGCAGTATGACCTCAAAATTTCTAAAGCTGGGAAT TGTGTAGATATGTGGAAACAGAACCCTTGCTACTTGACTGCACCTTCTGAAGTTGAT GTGGAAAAATATGCCAAAGTGGAAAAGTCTGTCAAACCTGATGACTCTCAACCTACTGTCTGGCCAGCACAT GAGATAAGAGATGATTATGTGTTTGAATGTGAAGTTGGTAATCAActtcagaaaacaaaactgacCATTTTTCAGTCCCTTGGTAATCCGCTGTACTATGGTAAAATACAGACGTTCAAAGGCAGTGAGGAGAATGATAGCCCAGTAACTCCATCACA GTTCCTTATTGGTTCCAAGACTGATGCTGAAAG GGTAGTGAACCAATACCAGGAACTAGTTCAAAGTGAAGCTAAATGTCCAGTGAAGATGGTTCATAATTCAGGTGGATCTGTCAACCTAAGTCATCTTTCTCCAGGGAAGGAAATGGAA CAGCCAGAGAGTCTATCAGGGTCCGTGCAGTCTTCAGTATTGGGGAAAGGTGTAAAACATCGACCTCCTCCTATCAAACTACCTTCAAGTTCAGGAAGTAGTTCTTCAG GTAATATTTTTAGTCCACAGCAGTCAAGTGGCCACCTAAAAtccccaactcctcctcctccttctaagCCTCCCAGTCTTTCTCGGAAACAGTCTATGGATCTTAGTCAAGTTAGCATGCTTTCTCCAGCTGCCATGTCTCCTGCGAGCTCTTCACAAA GAACCACCTCCACCCAGGTCATGGCAAACCCTGCAGGACTTAACTTCATCAATGTAGTGGGCTCTGTGTG TGGAGCACAGACATTGATGAGTGGCCCAAACCCTATGCTGGGGTGTAATACTGGTGCCATAACCCCTGCAGGTATAAATCTGAGTGGCATTTTGCCATCAGGAGGTCTGATGCCAAGTTCACTGCCAGGTGCAATGCAGTCTGCCTCTCAAGCAG GCAGCccttttggtttaaaaaatgcTTCAGGTCTTCGGCCCTTAAATCTGCTACAG CTTCCTGGTGGTTCACTTATTTTCAAcccacttcagcagcagcagcagcagcagcagcagctctcacAGTTCTCTCCACAGCAGCAGTCCCAGCAGCCTGCAGCCTCTAGTCCACAGCAACAGGGAGAACAG ATTGCTGAGCAATGTCCAGCCAATCAAGACCAAGCCTTATCTGCCCAGCAAGCCGCTGTTATTAACCTGACTGGAGTAGGGAGCTTTATGCAACCTCAAGCAGCAG CAGTTGCGATTCTTGCAGCATCAAATGGctatggcagcagcagcagcacaagcaaCTCAGCTACGACACCAGCAACGTTCAGGCAGCCAGTCCAAAAGTAA
- the SUPT20H gene encoding transcription factor SPT20 homolog isoform X3: MQQALELALDRAEYVIESARQRPPKRKYLSGGRKSVFQKLYDLYIEECEKEPEIKQKLRRNVNLLEKLVMQETLSCLVVNLYPGNEGYSLMLRGKNGSDSETIRMPYEEGELLEYLDAEELPPILVDLLEKSQVNIFHCGCVIAEIRDYRQSGNMKSPTYQSKHVLLRPTMQTLICDVHSITSDNHKWTQEDKLLLESQLILATAEPLCLDPSVAVTCTTNRLLYNKQKMNTRPMKRCFKRYSRSSPNRQQDVAHYPTPPQLRILDYLQKRKERKGAQQYDLKISKAGNCVDMWKQNPCYLTAPSEVDVEKYAKVEKSVKPDDSQPTVWPAHEIRDDYVFECEVGNQLQKTKLTIFQSLGNPLYYGKIQTFKGSEENDSPVTPSQFLIGSKTDAERVVNQYQELVQSEAKCPVKMVHNSGGSVNLSHLSPGKEMEQPESLSGSVQSSVLGKGVKHRPPPIKLPSSSGSSSSGNIFSPQQSSGHLKSPTPPPPSKPPSLSRKQSMDLSQVSMLSPAAMSPASSSQRSGTPKPSTPTPTNTPSSTPHPPDAQSSTPITPSATPTPQDSGFTPQPTLLTPFAQQQMSLSQALPVMTIPLSTMVTSITTGTTSTQVMANPAGLNFINVVGSVCGAQTLMSGPNPMLGCNTGAITPAGINLSGILPSGGLMPSSLPGAMQSASQAGSPFGLKNASGLRPLNLLQLPGGSLIFNPLQQQQQQQQQLSQFSPQQQSQQPAASSPQQQGEQVCQLPSIAEQCPANQDQALSAQQAAVINLTGVGSFMQPQAAVLSQLGSAVNRRGQSLPQQRLQLSSALQQQQQQQALQQQQQQIQLRFLQHQMAMAAAAAQATQLRHQQRSGSQSKSKRKRGSPTPPKS; encoded by the exons CAGAAGCTGAGGCGAAATGTGAACTTACTTGAGAAGCTGGTTATGCAGGAGACGTTGTCATGTCTGGTAGTGAACCTCTATCCAGGGAATGAGGGTTATTCGCTGATGCTCAGGGGAAAAAATGGATCAG ATTCTGAGACCATTCGAATGCCTTATGAGGAAGGTGAACTCCTTGAATATTTGGATGCAGAGGAGCTGCCACCTATTTTGGTTGACCTTTTAGAAAAATCTCAG GTTAATATTTTTCATTGTGGGTGTGTCATAGCAGAAATACGTGACTACAGGCAGTCTGGTAATATGAAATCTCCAACATACCAAAGCAAACATGTTCTTCTGCGTCCAACAATGCAG ACTTTAATTTGTGATGTGCATTCTATAACAAGCGACAACCACAAATGGACACAG GAAGACAAACTTCTACTTGAGAGCCAGCTTATTTTAGCTACAGCCGAGCCTTTGTGTCTTGATCCTTCAGTAGCAGTAACCTGCACAACAAACAGACTCCTCTATAACAAACAGAAGATGAACACTCGCCCAATGAAACG GTGTTTCAAGAGATATTCCAGGTCATCTCCGAATCGGCAGCAGGATGTGGCACATTATCCAACTCCACCTCAGCTCAGAATACTTGACTACttacagaaaagaaaggaaaggaaaggagccCAGCAGTATGACCTCAAAATTTCTAAAGCTGGGAAT TGTGTAGATATGTGGAAACAGAACCCTTGCTACTTGACTGCACCTTCTGAAGTTGAT GTGGAAAAATATGCCAAAGTGGAAAAGTCTGTCAAACCTGATGACTCTCAACCTACTGTCTGGCCAGCACAT GAGATAAGAGATGATTATGTGTTTGAATGTGAAGTTGGTAATCAActtcagaaaacaaaactgacCATTTTTCAGTCCCTTGGTAATCCGCTGTACTATGGTAAAATACAGACGTTCAAAGGCAGTGAGGAGAATGATAGCCCAGTAACTCCATCACA GTTCCTTATTGGTTCCAAGACTGATGCTGAAAG GGTAGTGAACCAATACCAGGAACTAGTTCAAAGTGAAGCTAAATGTCCAGTGAAGATGGTTCATAATTCAGGTGGATCTGTCAACCTAAGTCATCTTTCTCCAGGGAAGGAAATGGAA CAGCCAGAGAGTCTATCAGGGTCCGTGCAGTCTTCAGTATTGGGGAAAGGTGTAAAACATCGACCTCCTCCTATCAAACTACCTTCAAGTTCAGGAAGTAGTTCTTCAG GTAATATTTTTAGTCCACAGCAGTCAAGTGGCCACCTAAAAtccccaactcctcctcctccttctaagCCTCCCAGTCTTTCTCGGAAACAGTCTATGGATCTTAGTCAAGTTAGCATGCTTTCTCCAGCTGCCATGTCTCCTGCGAGCTCTTCACAAA GGTCTGGAACTCCTAAACCATCTACTCCTACTCCAACCAACACCCCTTCATCGACCCCACACCCTCCTGACGCTCAGAGCTCAACTCCTATTACCCCTTCTGCCACCCCTACTCCCCAAGATTCAGGCTTCACCCCTCAGCCCACTTTGTTAACCCCGTTTGCTCAGCAGCAAATGTCTCTGAGCCAGGCATTGCCTGTAATGACCATTCCTCTTTCCACCATGGTAACATCCATTACTACAGGAACCACCTCCACCCAGGTCATGGCAAACCCTGCAGGACTTAACTTCATCAATGTAGTGGGCTCTGTGTG TGGAGCACAGACATTGATGAGTGGCCCAAACCCTATGCTGGGGTGTAATACTGGTGCCATAACCCCTGCAGGTATAAATCTGAGTGGCATTTTGCCATCAGGAGGTCTGATGCCAAGTTCACTGCCAGGTGCAATGCAGTCTGCCTCTCAAGCAG GCAGCccttttggtttaaaaaatgcTTCAGGTCTTCGGCCCTTAAATCTGCTACAG CTTCCTGGTGGTTCACTTATTTTCAAcccacttcagcagcagcagcagcagcagcagcagctctcacAGTTCTCTCCACAGCAGCAGTCCCAGCAGCCTGCAGCCTCTAGTCCACAGCAACAGGGAGAACAGGTGTGCCAGTTACCCTCA ATTGCTGAGCAATGTCCAGCCAATCAAGACCAAGCCTTATCTGCCCAGCAAGCCGCTGTTATTAACCTGACTGGAGTAGGGAGCTTTATGCAACCTCAAGCAGCAG TGTTGTCTCAGCTTGGCTCTGCCGTGAACAGACGTGGGCAAAGCCTTCCTCAGCAGAGACTCCAGCTCTCCTCTGCCttacagcagcaacaacaacaacaagccttgcagcagcagcagcaacagatacAA TTGCGATTCTTGCAGCATCAAATGGctatggcagcagcagcagcacaagcaaCTCAGCTACGACACCAGCAACGTTCAGGCAGCCAGTCCAAAAGTAAAAGGAAAAGAGGCTCACCGACCCCTCCGAAGTCCTGA
- the SUPT20H gene encoding transcription factor SPT20 homolog isoform X1, producing the protein MQQALELALDRAEYVIESARQRPPKRKYLSGGRKSVFQKLYDLYIEECEKEPEIKQKLRRNVNLLEKLVMQETLSCLVVNLYPGNEGYSLMLRGKNGSDSETIRMPYEEGELLEYLDAEELPPILVDLLEKSQVNIFHCGCVIAEIRDYRQSGNMKSPTYQSKHVLLRPTMQTLICDVHSITSDNHKWTQEDKLLLESQLILATAEPLCLDPSVAVTCTTNRLLYNKQKMNTRPMKRCFKRYSRSSPNRQQDVAHYPTPPQLRILDYLQKRKERKGAQQYDLKISKAGNCVDMWKQNPCYLTAPSEVDVEKYAKVEKSVKPDDSQPTVWPAHEIRDDYVFECEVGNQLQKTKLTIFQSLGNPLYYGKIQTFKGSEENDSPVTPSQFLIGSKTDAERVVNQYQELVQSEAKCPVKMVHNSGGSVNLSHLSPGKEMEQPESLSGSVQSSVLGKGVKHRPPPIKLPSSSGSSSSGNIFSPQQSSGHLKSPTPPPPSKPPSLSRKQSMDLSQVSMLSPAAMSPASSSQRSGTPKPSTPTPTNTPSSTPHPPDAQSSTPITPSATPTPQDSGFTPQPTLLTPFAQQQMSLSQALPVMTIPLSTMVTSITTGTTSTQVMANPAGLNFINVVGSVCGAQTLMSGPNPMLGCNTGAITPAGINLSGILPSGGLMPSSLPGAMQSASQAGSPFGLKNASGLRPLNLLQLPGGSLIFNPLQQQQQQQQQLSQFSPQQQSQQPAASSPQQQGEQVCQLPSIAEQCPANQDQALSAQQAAVINLTGVGSFMQPQAAVLSQLGSAVNRRGQSLPQQRLQLSSALQQQQQQQALQQQQQQIQQLRFLQHQMAMAAAAAQATQLRHQQRSGSQSKSKRKRGSPTPPKS; encoded by the exons CAGAAGCTGAGGCGAAATGTGAACTTACTTGAGAAGCTGGTTATGCAGGAGACGTTGTCATGTCTGGTAGTGAACCTCTATCCAGGGAATGAGGGTTATTCGCTGATGCTCAGGGGAAAAAATGGATCAG ATTCTGAGACCATTCGAATGCCTTATGAGGAAGGTGAACTCCTTGAATATTTGGATGCAGAGGAGCTGCCACCTATTTTGGTTGACCTTTTAGAAAAATCTCAG GTTAATATTTTTCATTGTGGGTGTGTCATAGCAGAAATACGTGACTACAGGCAGTCTGGTAATATGAAATCTCCAACATACCAAAGCAAACATGTTCTTCTGCGTCCAACAATGCAG ACTTTAATTTGTGATGTGCATTCTATAACAAGCGACAACCACAAATGGACACAG GAAGACAAACTTCTACTTGAGAGCCAGCTTATTTTAGCTACAGCCGAGCCTTTGTGTCTTGATCCTTCAGTAGCAGTAACCTGCACAACAAACAGACTCCTCTATAACAAACAGAAGATGAACACTCGCCCAATGAAACG GTGTTTCAAGAGATATTCCAGGTCATCTCCGAATCGGCAGCAGGATGTGGCACATTATCCAACTCCACCTCAGCTCAGAATACTTGACTACttacagaaaagaaaggaaaggaaaggagccCAGCAGTATGACCTCAAAATTTCTAAAGCTGGGAAT TGTGTAGATATGTGGAAACAGAACCCTTGCTACTTGACTGCACCTTCTGAAGTTGAT GTGGAAAAATATGCCAAAGTGGAAAAGTCTGTCAAACCTGATGACTCTCAACCTACTGTCTGGCCAGCACAT GAGATAAGAGATGATTATGTGTTTGAATGTGAAGTTGGTAATCAActtcagaaaacaaaactgacCATTTTTCAGTCCCTTGGTAATCCGCTGTACTATGGTAAAATACAGACGTTCAAAGGCAGTGAGGAGAATGATAGCCCAGTAACTCCATCACA GTTCCTTATTGGTTCCAAGACTGATGCTGAAAG GGTAGTGAACCAATACCAGGAACTAGTTCAAAGTGAAGCTAAATGTCCAGTGAAGATGGTTCATAATTCAGGTGGATCTGTCAACCTAAGTCATCTTTCTCCAGGGAAGGAAATGGAA CAGCCAGAGAGTCTATCAGGGTCCGTGCAGTCTTCAGTATTGGGGAAAGGTGTAAAACATCGACCTCCTCCTATCAAACTACCTTCAAGTTCAGGAAGTAGTTCTTCAG GTAATATTTTTAGTCCACAGCAGTCAAGTGGCCACCTAAAAtccccaactcctcctcctccttctaagCCTCCCAGTCTTTCTCGGAAACAGTCTATGGATCTTAGTCAAGTTAGCATGCTTTCTCCAGCTGCCATGTCTCCTGCGAGCTCTTCACAAA GGTCTGGAACTCCTAAACCATCTACTCCTACTCCAACCAACACCCCTTCATCGACCCCACACCCTCCTGACGCTCAGAGCTCAACTCCTATTACCCCTTCTGCCACCCCTACTCCCCAAGATTCAGGCTTCACCCCTCAGCCCACTTTGTTAACCCCGTTTGCTCAGCAGCAAATGTCTCTGAGCCAGGCATTGCCTGTAATGACCATTCCTCTTTCCACCATGGTAACATCCATTACTACAGGAACCACCTCCACCCAGGTCATGGCAAACCCTGCAGGACTTAACTTCATCAATGTAGTGGGCTCTGTGTG TGGAGCACAGACATTGATGAGTGGCCCAAACCCTATGCTGGGGTGTAATACTGGTGCCATAACCCCTGCAGGTATAAATCTGAGTGGCATTTTGCCATCAGGAGGTCTGATGCCAAGTTCACTGCCAGGTGCAATGCAGTCTGCCTCTCAAGCAG GCAGCccttttggtttaaaaaatgcTTCAGGTCTTCGGCCCTTAAATCTGCTACAG CTTCCTGGTGGTTCACTTATTTTCAAcccacttcagcagcagcagcagcagcagcagcagctctcacAGTTCTCTCCACAGCAGCAGTCCCAGCAGCCTGCAGCCTCTAGTCCACAGCAACAGGGAGAACAGGTGTGCCAGTTACCCTCA ATTGCTGAGCAATGTCCAGCCAATCAAGACCAAGCCTTATCTGCCCAGCAAGCCGCTGTTATTAACCTGACTGGAGTAGGGAGCTTTATGCAACCTCAAGCAGCAG TGTTGTCTCAGCTTGGCTCTGCCGTGAACAGACGTGGGCAAAGCCTTCCTCAGCAGAGACTCCAGCTCTCCTCTGCCttacagcagcaacaacaacaacaagccttgcagcagcagcagcaacagatacAA CAGTTGCGATTCTTGCAGCATCAAATGGctatggcagcagcagcagcacaagcaaCTCAGCTACGACACCAGCAACGTTCAGGCAGCCAGTCCAAAAGTAAAAGGAAAAGAGGCTCACCGACCCCTCCGAAGTCCTGA
- the SUPT20H gene encoding transcription factor SPT20 homolog isoform X7: MQQALELALDRAEYVIESARQRPPKRKYLSGGRKSVFQKLYDLYIEECEKEPEIKQKLRRNVNLLEKLVMQETLSCLVVNLYPGNEGYSLMLRGKNGSDSETIRMPYEEGELLEYLDAEELPPILVDLLEKSQVNIFHCGCVIAEIRDYRQSGNMKSPTYQSKHVLLRPTMQTLICDVHSITSDNHKWTQEDKLLLESQLILATAEPLCLDPSVAVTCTTNRLLYNKQKMNTRPMKRCFKRYSRSSPNRQQDVAHYPTPPQLRILDYLQKRKERKGAQQYDLKISKAGNCVDMWKQNPCYLTAPSEVDVEKYAKVEKSVKPDDSQPTVWPAHEIRDDYVFECEVGNQLQKTKLTIFQSLGNPLYYGKIQTFKGSEENDSPVTPSQFLIGSKTDAERVVNQYQELVQSEAKCPVKMVHNSGGSVNLSHLSPGKEMEQPESLSGSVQSSVLGKGVKHRPPPIKLPSSSGSSSSGNIFSPQQSSGHLKSPTPPPPSKPPSLSRKQSMDLSQVSMLSPAAMSPASSSQRSGTPKPSTPTPTNTPSSTPHPPDAQSSTPITPSATPTPQDSGFTPQPTLLTPFAQQQMSLSQALPVMTIPLSTMVTSITTGTTSTQVMANPAGLNFINVVGSVCGAQTLMSGPNPMLGCNTGAITPAGINLSGILPSGGLMPSSLPGAMQSASQAGSPFGLKNASGLRPLNLLQLPGGSLIFNPLQQQQQQQQQLSQFSPQQQSQQPAASSPQQQGEQVCQLPSIAEQCPANQDQALSAQQAAVINLTGVGSFMQPQAAAVAILAASNGYGSSSSTSNSATTPATFRQPVQK; encoded by the exons CAGAAGCTGAGGCGAAATGTGAACTTACTTGAGAAGCTGGTTATGCAGGAGACGTTGTCATGTCTGGTAGTGAACCTCTATCCAGGGAATGAGGGTTATTCGCTGATGCTCAGGGGAAAAAATGGATCAG ATTCTGAGACCATTCGAATGCCTTATGAGGAAGGTGAACTCCTTGAATATTTGGATGCAGAGGAGCTGCCACCTATTTTGGTTGACCTTTTAGAAAAATCTCAG GTTAATATTTTTCATTGTGGGTGTGTCATAGCAGAAATACGTGACTACAGGCAGTCTGGTAATATGAAATCTCCAACATACCAAAGCAAACATGTTCTTCTGCGTCCAACAATGCAG ACTTTAATTTGTGATGTGCATTCTATAACAAGCGACAACCACAAATGGACACAG GAAGACAAACTTCTACTTGAGAGCCAGCTTATTTTAGCTACAGCCGAGCCTTTGTGTCTTGATCCTTCAGTAGCAGTAACCTGCACAACAAACAGACTCCTCTATAACAAACAGAAGATGAACACTCGCCCAATGAAACG GTGTTTCAAGAGATATTCCAGGTCATCTCCGAATCGGCAGCAGGATGTGGCACATTATCCAACTCCACCTCAGCTCAGAATACTTGACTACttacagaaaagaaaggaaaggaaaggagccCAGCAGTATGACCTCAAAATTTCTAAAGCTGGGAAT TGTGTAGATATGTGGAAACAGAACCCTTGCTACTTGACTGCACCTTCTGAAGTTGAT GTGGAAAAATATGCCAAAGTGGAAAAGTCTGTCAAACCTGATGACTCTCAACCTACTGTCTGGCCAGCACAT GAGATAAGAGATGATTATGTGTTTGAATGTGAAGTTGGTAATCAActtcagaaaacaaaactgacCATTTTTCAGTCCCTTGGTAATCCGCTGTACTATGGTAAAATACAGACGTTCAAAGGCAGTGAGGAGAATGATAGCCCAGTAACTCCATCACA GTTCCTTATTGGTTCCAAGACTGATGCTGAAAG GGTAGTGAACCAATACCAGGAACTAGTTCAAAGTGAAGCTAAATGTCCAGTGAAGATGGTTCATAATTCAGGTGGATCTGTCAACCTAAGTCATCTTTCTCCAGGGAAGGAAATGGAA CAGCCAGAGAGTCTATCAGGGTCCGTGCAGTCTTCAGTATTGGGGAAAGGTGTAAAACATCGACCTCCTCCTATCAAACTACCTTCAAGTTCAGGAAGTAGTTCTTCAG GTAATATTTTTAGTCCACAGCAGTCAAGTGGCCACCTAAAAtccccaactcctcctcctccttctaagCCTCCCAGTCTTTCTCGGAAACAGTCTATGGATCTTAGTCAAGTTAGCATGCTTTCTCCAGCTGCCATGTCTCCTGCGAGCTCTTCACAAA GGTCTGGAACTCCTAAACCATCTACTCCTACTCCAACCAACACCCCTTCATCGACCCCACACCCTCCTGACGCTCAGAGCTCAACTCCTATTACCCCTTCTGCCACCCCTACTCCCCAAGATTCAGGCTTCACCCCTCAGCCCACTTTGTTAACCCCGTTTGCTCAGCAGCAAATGTCTCTGAGCCAGGCATTGCCTGTAATGACCATTCCTCTTTCCACCATGGTAACATCCATTACTACAGGAACCACCTCCACCCAGGTCATGGCAAACCCTGCAGGACTTAACTTCATCAATGTAGTGGGCTCTGTGTG TGGAGCACAGACATTGATGAGTGGCCCAAACCCTATGCTGGGGTGTAATACTGGTGCCATAACCCCTGCAGGTATAAATCTGAGTGGCATTTTGCCATCAGGAGGTCTGATGCCAAGTTCACTGCCAGGTGCAATGCAGTCTGCCTCTCAAGCAG GCAGCccttttggtttaaaaaatgcTTCAGGTCTTCGGCCCTTAAATCTGCTACAG CTTCCTGGTGGTTCACTTATTTTCAAcccacttcagcagcagcagcagcagcagcagcagctctcacAGTTCTCTCCACAGCAGCAGTCCCAGCAGCCTGCAGCCTCTAGTCCACAGCAACAGGGAGAACAGGTGTGCCAGTTACCCTCA ATTGCTGAGCAATGTCCAGCCAATCAAGACCAAGCCTTATCTGCCCAGCAAGCCGCTGTTATTAACCTGACTGGAGTAGGGAGCTTTATGCAACCTCAAGCAGCAG CAGTTGCGATTCTTGCAGCATCAAATGGctatggcagcagcagcagcacaagcaaCTCAGCTACGACACCAGCAACGTTCAGGCAGCCAGTCCAAAAGTAA